ATAAGGAGAATATAGAAAAATGACCAGTGTATATGATTTTTCCGTTTTAAACCAAAATAACCAAGCAACTCCCCTGGATAGCTATCGTGGCAAGGTTCTCTTGATTGTCAACACTGCTACTGGATGTGGTTTAACGCCCCAGTACCAGGGGCTTCAAGAACTCTATGAACGCTATCAAGATAAGGGCTTTGAAATCCTAGATTTCCCTTGCAATCAGTTTATGGGACAAGCACCCGGCAGCGCAGAGGAAATCAATAGTTTCTGTAGCCTACACTATCAGACCACTTTCCCTCGCTTTGCCAAGATCAAGGTCAACGGCAAGGAAGCAGATCCTCTTTATGTTTGGCTAAAAGACCAGAAATCTGGCCCACTAGGAAAACGAATCGAATGGAATTTTGCTAAGTTTCTCATTGGTCGAGATGGGCAAGTCCTTGAGCGCTTCTCTTCCAAAACAGACCCCCAAACCATCCAAGAGTCTCTCCATAAAATACTCTAATTTCTTTTTAAAACGTATCCTTTCATTTAGTTTGATCCCTGAAGGGTGCGTTTTTTCTTTAAAAAGTAACTGATTTTCTTTAATTTATATTTATTTTTTTGCTTTTTGCTATTGCAATTCTTTCATTAATTTAGTATATTTGTTATATTAAAAGTTTTCAGTCATTTTAAGGGAGAAATGACCTTTTAAATTTTTTTATCTTAAAATGAAAGCGCTTTATAAACAGGAGGTAAGGTGGCTTACAAATTATCAGAGAGTTTTTTCATTAAATCAAGTTGTAACCAAGTCAGACTTGGGCTTGGGCAGTAGCTGACTGCCTTTCTAAAAACTAGGAGTATATTATGAATCGATACCTTTTTGAAAAAGGGCAAACATTTAGCATTCGGAAGTTGACTGTAGGTGTGGCATCTGTTATCGTCGGACTGGCATTTTTTGCTTCTGGAACCGTGCGTGCAGACGAAACGTCTCCTGCCACAACATCCAATTTAGATCAGCAAATGAAACAAGTAGCAGATATAGAAGAGACCAAGGTTGAACCAGTCAAAGAAGAAGGCCGTGTAGAAGCTGAAAAACAAGAAACACCTGCTGCAGATACCAACAGTGCTGACTTGCTCCCTGAAGACATTCAGGACCGTGCCTATCCAGACACACCTGTCAAAGAACTCGATACGACTACTATCGTTGACCAGAAAGCTAGTCCAAAAGTAGAAACTAAGAGCATTCTAAAGGACAAGGAAGAAGCTCCAAAAGAAGCTGAGAACGGAAACCGTGCCATCATTAACGGTGGACAAGACCTCAAACACATCAACTACGAGGGACAACCTGCTACTGCTGCTACTATGGTTTACAGCACTTACAATGCAGGAGAACAACGCTACCTCGTTTCAGGCTCAGGTATCTTTGTAGCACCTAACCTGATCCTTACCGTTGCTCATAACTTCCTAGAAGCCAATAAAGAAACTAGCGAAGGTCACATTCGTGGTGGAAAATCTGCCCAGTTTTACTATAACGTTGGTTCAAACAGCGAAAAGAAAAACTCACTGCCATCTTCTGGGACTACGGTTTTATTCAGAGAAAAAGACATACATTTCTGGAACAAGAAAGAGTTTGGAAAAGGCTATAAGAATGACCTTGCTCTTGTAGAAGCTCCTATTCCTCTTCCGATTGCTAGTCCAAACAAAGCAGCAACCTTTGCGCCTTTAGCGGAGCACAAGACACATCAGCCGGGAGAAGCCATCAGTACGATTGGCTACCCAACTGACTCGAGCTCAAAAGAACTGAAACAACCTATCCTAGCTGGTCAGCTTTACAAGGCAGATGGGACCATCCGATCTGTTGAGTCCTATGATGATAAGGGAACAACCGGTATTACCTACAAAACCACTTCTGTATCTGGTTTGTCTGGTGGCGGGATTGTCGATAGCCAAGGAAAAGTTCTGGGGGTTCACCAACACGGAACCGTTGACAATGGTGTGGCTGAAAAGGATCGCTTTGGTGGCGGACTCGTCCTTTCACCTGAACAACTGAAATGGGTGAAGGACATGATTGCCAAGTATGGTGTGAAAGGCTGGTACCAAGGTGATAACGGAAATCGTTACTACTTTACCGATGAAGGACGTATGCTTCGGAACGAAACAGCTGTTATCGGAAGCAACGAATATTCCTTCAACCAAGATGGGATTGCTACCTTGACCAAGGGAGTTGAATACGGTCGTGTGGTTATTCAACACGAAGACGAAGAAGGAAATCCTGTCAAAGATAATGACACCTTTATCGAACAGACAGCTGTTGATTCGCCATTTGACTATAATTTCAAAAAAGAAATTGAGAAGACGGACTTCTATCAGAAGAATAAAGACAAATACGAAATTGTATCCATTGATGGCGTAGCAGTTAATAAACAGCTAAAAGATACTTGGACTGAAGATTACAATGTTGTCAGCAAAGCGCCTGCCGGTACACGTGTCATCAAGGTGGTCTATAAAGTCAACAAAGGCTCCTTCAAAGTTTACTACCGTCAAAAAGGAACCACTACTGAACTAGCGGAAGCGACAGTTGATAACAATGAAGGTCAAGAGTATGACGTTTCCTTTGTCAACACCTTCCATGCAAAAGACATTGCTGGCTACCGTCCAGTCAAAACCAGCCTGGAAGCAAGGATCCAGCATAAAGGTGTGAATGAGGTCGTCTTTGAATACGAGCCAGTCGCTGATACAGCCAATCCAACGACACCGACTCCACCAGTCGCTCATCCAGAAGATAAAGAAACCGAGATTGGCAATCATGGACCTCTTCCAAGCAAGGCTCAACTCGATTACCACAAGGAAGAATTGGCAGCCTTCATCCACTATGGAATGAACACTTATACCAATTCTGAATGGGGAAATGGGAAAGAAGACCCCCGGTACTTCAATCCAACCAACTTGGATACTGACCAGTGGATTCGCACTCTGAAGGAAACGGGCTTCAAACGAACCATTATGGTTGTTAAACACCACGATGGTTTCGTTGCTTACCCATCTAAGTACACCAACCATACCGTAGCTGCTAGCCCATGGAAAGATGGAAAGGGTGACCTTCTCGAAGAAGTTTCCAAGTCTGCTAGCAAGTATGACATGAATATGGGTGTTTACCTTTCACCATGGGATGCCAACCATCCTAAATACCATGTCGCAACCGAAAAAGAATACAACCAATACTATCTCAACCAGCTGAAAGAAATCCTTGGTAATCCGAAATACGGTAACAAAGGGAAATTTATCGAAGTTTGGATGGACGGTGCACGTGGTAGCGGTGCCCAAAAAGTAACCTATACCTTTGATGAATGGTTCAAATACATCAAAGAAGCCGAAGGAGATATCGCTATCTTCTCTGCTCAACCAACAAGCGTTCGCTGGATCGGAAATGAACGGGGAATCGCAGGCGACCCTGTATGGCATAAAGTTAAAAGAGCCAACATCACAGATGATGTAAAAAATGAATACCTCAACCATGGTGACCCAGATGGCGATATGTACTCTGTAGGGGAAGCTGATGTTTCGATCCGTTCAGGCTGGTTCTATCATGACAATCAACAACCGAAATCACTCAAAGAGTTGATGGACATCTACTTCAAGTCTGTTGGTCGTGGAACCCCACTCCTTCTCAATATTCCACCAAATAAAGAAGGAAAATTCGCAGATGCAGATGTGGCTCGCTTGAAGGAATTCAAGGCAACCCTAGACCAAATGTATGCGACTGACTTTGCCAAAGGCGCGACTGTAACAGCAAGTTCTACTCGTCAAAACCACCTTTACAAGGAAAGCCACCTCACAGACGGTAAAGATGACACCAGCTGGGCGCTCTCAAATGATGCCACAACTGGAAGCTTTACAGTCGATTTGGGGCAAAAGAGACGCTTTGACGTCGTTGAACTCAAGGAAGATATCGCCAAAGGTCAACGTATCTCTGGTTTCAAGATTGAAGTTGAAATCAACGGACGTTGGGTGACATACGGCGAAGGTTCGACCGTTGGTTACCGTCGCTTGGTTCAAGGCAAGCCTGTAGAAGCACAAAAAATCCGTGTAACCATCACTGGTGCTCAAGCAACTCCAATCTTGACCAACTTCTCAGTCTACAAGACACCAAGCAGCATTGAAAAGACTGATGGCTACCCTCTTGGACTTGAATACCACTCAAACACAACGGCAGATACAGCCGGAACAACTTGGTACAATGAATCTGAAGGTGTTCGTGGCACTTCTATGTGGACCAATCAAAAAGATGCCAAAGTAAGCTATACCTTCACAGGAACCAAGGCCTATGTCGTCTCTACAGTCGACCCAGGTCATGGAGAAATGTCTGTCTACGTTGATGGTCAAAAGGTTGCCGATGTCCAAACTAAGAATGCTAGCCGTAAACGCAGCCAAAAAGTCTTTGAGACAGGCGATTTAGCACCAGGCCAACACACTATTACCCTCGTGAACAAAACAGGCGAACCAATTGCTACAGAAGGGATCTACACCCTAAACAATGATAGCAAAGGGATGTTTGAACTTGAGTCTACTAACTACGAAGTCGAAAAAGGAAAACCAGTCACTGTTAAAATTAAACGTGTTGGTGGAAGCAAGGGAGCTGCTACTGTTCGCTTCATCACAGAACCTGGAACTGGGGTTCACGGTAAAGTTTACCAAGATACAACTCAAGATGTGACTTTTGAAGATGGAGAAACAGAAAAGACTGTGACCATCCCAACGATTGACTTTACTGAACAAGCCGACTCTGTCTTTGACTTCAAAGCCAAGCTCACTTCTGTCACTGATGGTGCCCTGCTCGGTTTTGCTACCGATGCAACCATCCAAGTGATGAAAGCTGAATTGCTGATCAAGGACCAAACAAGTTATGATGACCAAGCTAGTCAGTTGGATTACAGTCCTGGCTGGCACCATGAAACCAATTCGGCAGACAAATACCAAAAGACGGAGTCTTGGGCTTCCTTTGGTCGCTTAACTGATGAGCAAAAGAAAAAGACAACTGTCACAGCCTACTTCTACGGTACTGGACTTGATATCAAGGGCTATGTCGATCCAAATCATGGTATCTACAAGGTATTCCTCGACGGCAAAGAAGTTCCTTACCAAGAGGGTATGGGAAATGCTTCGACTATTGATGGTAAGAAATACTTTAGCGGTCACGCTGCCCAACGCCAAGGCAATCAAACTCTGGTTAGCCTAAAAGGTCTGGACGAAAACTTGCACGCAGTCACCCTTCAACTCGATCCTGATCGAAACGATTTGTCTCGAAATATCGGTATCCAGGTAGACCAATTCATCACTCGTGGCGAAGGCAGTGAACTCTACAGTAAGGCAGATATCATCCAGTCTATCTCTAAATGGAAAGATGATCTGTCAAACTTTGATCCAGCAGGTTTGAAAAATACAGCTACTGCACGTCAAGCTTTCCAAGCAAATCTAGAAAAATTGAGAAACCAACTCAGTGCTGATGCAGTGGATGTTCAAGAAGTCATGTTGACTGTCAGCGCCTTACAAGATATCCTGTCCAAGGACGAGAACTATCAAAGAGGGCAAGAGGAACCTAGTCCAGATCAACCTGAACAGCCTGAAGAACCTTCTAAACCTGATCAACCTGAACAACCTGCTCAACCAAAACAACCGGAAATTGAGTACGATAAGGCTATGGACAGCTTGGCAAAAGCTATCGAGAAAAAAGTCGCTGAGCTTGGATCCAACAAGGAAGCTAAGAAGCAATTGTTAGCAATTGCTGACCAAGCCATTGCTGCCATCCAAGAAGCTAAGACTCAGGAAGCAGTCAACAAAGCACTTGAAACTGCTCTCGAACAAATCAGCAAGCTCGAAGCAGCTCAGCCTGAAAAACCAGCGCAACCGGAAAATCCTGCTCAGCCTGAGAAACCTGTTCAGCCTGAAAAGCCAGCGCAACCGGAAAAACCTGCTCAACCGGA
The sequence above is a segment of the Streptococcus oralis ATCC 35037 genome. Coding sequences within it:
- a CDS encoding glutathione peroxidase, producing MTSVYDFSVLNQNNQATPLDSYRGKVLLIVNTATGCGLTPQYQGLQELYERYQDKGFEILDFPCNQFMGQAPGSAEEINSFCSLHYQTTFPRFAKIKVNGKEADPLYVWLKDQKSGPLGKRIEWNFAKFLIGRDGQVLERFSSKTDPQTIQESLHKIL
- a CDS encoding alpha-L-fucosidase gives rise to the protein MNRYLFEKGQTFSIRKLTVGVASVIVGLAFFASGTVRADETSPATTSNLDQQMKQVADIEETKVEPVKEEGRVEAEKQETPAADTNSADLLPEDIQDRAYPDTPVKELDTTTIVDQKASPKVETKSILKDKEEAPKEAENGNRAIINGGQDLKHINYEGQPATAATMVYSTYNAGEQRYLVSGSGIFVAPNLILTVAHNFLEANKETSEGHIRGGKSAQFYYNVGSNSEKKNSLPSSGTTVLFREKDIHFWNKKEFGKGYKNDLALVEAPIPLPIASPNKAATFAPLAEHKTHQPGEAISTIGYPTDSSSKELKQPILAGQLYKADGTIRSVESYDDKGTTGITYKTTSVSGLSGGGIVDSQGKVLGVHQHGTVDNGVAEKDRFGGGLVLSPEQLKWVKDMIAKYGVKGWYQGDNGNRYYFTDEGRMLRNETAVIGSNEYSFNQDGIATLTKGVEYGRVVIQHEDEEGNPVKDNDTFIEQTAVDSPFDYNFKKEIEKTDFYQKNKDKYEIVSIDGVAVNKQLKDTWTEDYNVVSKAPAGTRVIKVVYKVNKGSFKVYYRQKGTTTELAEATVDNNEGQEYDVSFVNTFHAKDIAGYRPVKTSLEARIQHKGVNEVVFEYEPVADTANPTTPTPPVAHPEDKETEIGNHGPLPSKAQLDYHKEELAAFIHYGMNTYTNSEWGNGKEDPRYFNPTNLDTDQWIRTLKETGFKRTIMVVKHHDGFVAYPSKYTNHTVAASPWKDGKGDLLEEVSKSASKYDMNMGVYLSPWDANHPKYHVATEKEYNQYYLNQLKEILGNPKYGNKGKFIEVWMDGARGSGAQKVTYTFDEWFKYIKEAEGDIAIFSAQPTSVRWIGNERGIAGDPVWHKVKRANITDDVKNEYLNHGDPDGDMYSVGEADVSIRSGWFYHDNQQPKSLKELMDIYFKSVGRGTPLLLNIPPNKEGKFADADVARLKEFKATLDQMYATDFAKGATVTASSTRQNHLYKESHLTDGKDDTSWALSNDATTGSFTVDLGQKRRFDVVELKEDIAKGQRISGFKIEVEINGRWVTYGEGSTVGYRRLVQGKPVEAQKIRVTITGAQATPILTNFSVYKTPSSIEKTDGYPLGLEYHSNTTADTAGTTWYNESEGVRGTSMWTNQKDAKVSYTFTGTKAYVVSTVDPGHGEMSVYVDGQKVADVQTKNASRKRSQKVFETGDLAPGQHTITLVNKTGEPIATEGIYTLNNDSKGMFELESTNYEVEKGKPVTVKIKRVGGSKGAATVRFITEPGTGVHGKVYQDTTQDVTFEDGETEKTVTIPTIDFTEQADSVFDFKAKLTSVTDGALLGFATDATIQVMKAELLIKDQTSYDDQASQLDYSPGWHHETNSADKYQKTESWASFGRLTDEQKKKTTVTAYFYGTGLDIKGYVDPNHGIYKVFLDGKEVPYQEGMGNASTIDGKKYFSGHAAQRQGNQTLVSLKGLDENLHAVTLQLDPDRNDLSRNIGIQVDQFITRGEGSELYSKADIIQSISKWKDDLSNFDPAGLKNTATARQAFQANLEKLRNQLSADAVDVQEVMLTVSALQDILSKDENYQRGQEEPSPDQPEQPEEPSKPDQPEQPAQPKQPEIEYDKAMDSLAKAIEKKVAELGSNKEAKKQLLAIADQAIAAIQEAKTQEAVNKALETALEQISKLEAAQPEKPAQPENPAQPEKPVQPEKPAQPEKPAQPEKPAQPETPVQPEKPAQPEKPTQPEKPAQPETPAQPEKPAQPEKPAQPEKPAQPETPAQPETPAQPEKPAQPEKPAQPEKPAQPEKPAQPEKPAETEKPAQPEKPAQPETPAQPEKPAQPEKPTQPEKPAQPETPAQPEKPAEPEKPAQPEKPITSSSPEEGVKDLVFTLPSLEIVNKVVPFKTIRHENPQLDKGKEHVLSEGKDGLLVEYVEVDGDNRKVLQTEATPAQDRVIEVGSKQSSVGTEAPPVVTLPEYVLPRETEKPTPAVTDNSSAKDEKAPVTATVKEDKERELPATGEQEATAFLFLAAITSILSLLIFQKNFKD